ACTGCAGATATACATATAGACAAGACGAGACGTTTTAATTCAGGATGAGTTTTACTGCCGCAGGTGCAGCAGATGTATAAACAAGACGTTTTAGCTGATGATGTTTTGGTAGCCTGTACAGTAATTTAATTCATGCTATAAGTTATTATGTGTCATAGCAAAGCCGCCTCCATATAAATGGCCTGGAAATAGCATCAGAGGATAGGCCATTAGGAGAGGACACATTGTAAAGAGTGCCATATTATCATCAGTTCATGTTTTTGCCTAGTATAAACATAGCTTGATCTTATTACGGATAAATAGCAAACTTTGGTGATTGGAATCTTAAAAGTTAAAAATGCGAACTAGTCTGTCTCAAAACCTATAAACACAACTCAAGAATGCCTATAGCCCCTATACAAAATTTAGACTCGTTGAACATAGGAGATCTAAACCCTTTTTTGTCAAGAGGATATCGAAACCTTATTTACGTCTTTCATTGTCCCATCTCCTCACCCCTTCCACTAAAACACTCTTAAGCCTTAGCCTTCTCAGCAACATCGATGCTTAACAACTACCTTGTCTAGTTAAGAAAGTAGGGGTGAGTAGAAAATCGCACAAACTGCAAAAACTGTCCGCACCGTACTAAATCTCACCGTAAAATGCGGATTTTAATTTTCATGGTGCAATTGCggtttaaatttttaataaaccgcgcGGTGGTGTACGGATTGTggttttaaatttctaaaatacggttcaaaccgcaccacaatatttaatatattataaatatatatatacacacttatATTCCTATCGGATAATATAAAGAACCATTTTATGTTCTTAGTTAAACTGAATTTCACCATATGGCCATAACATTCTTATTGAGTtagaattatatcttaaattcATTGAGAAATTTAAATGGACCACACGATCTTCtgacaaataaaaaaaaaattacacaatCTCTTGTTTGTATTTCTTCACTACGAAAACCAAAATCCAAGTATTTATACTAGTGAACTAAGATGTTGCATTCTGATTGACTAAAACTATTTTCGGAAATttgattaaatttaagttttgtatttatttaatttttttgaactTGTAAAGTATAAACCGCAGTAAACCGCACTACACCGTACTGCATTTTCGTGATGCGGTTTTCGAGGGTACGCGGTGCGGTTGCGGTTGAGAAATTTGAGGGTTTGATTTGCGGTTTGAGGAAAAAACCGCACCGCCCGCACCGCGCTCACCCTATAGGAAAGAATTCATTTGGAATCATTTCAAAGACAATGAAACTAGATCAGCGGAGTTATTAAACTTTGATTGAACAACCAGGAGCATCAATCAATGATTCTTTCTAAACTCAGTATCAAATCAGTTCAAGATTCATAGGTCAAACAAAAACTCTCCTACCAGTAAAGAAAAAACTCGTTTTATCCGTCACTAGAAACCTCCCTATCTCATTCAATTATTTAAGTATTCTTGAAATCCTACGACCCCAAAATTGGGGGCGTTTAGATGCACCGGGAAAATGAGAATCGGCAATGGCAATCAAGGATATGGGAATAGGGATTAATAAGAATAGGAATAAAATGAAAATCCTGAGTTTGATTTATCCACTAAAAAGGAATGAGTTTTCCATTCTTCGCCACTAAATTGTTAATCCAAATACTATTATCTGGATTTAAAGTTCCGATACACGTTAACTTTCAACCAAACACACCTTTGGGtacattaaaaaaaattaaatccaGGAAGAGACCTAACACACCTTTGAGTACATTAAAAAAATTGAATCCGAGAAGAGAATAGTGCCGTtaatttattctattattctactgcagtattatttattttttttataaaaaagcTAGTAGGGACATTAGGATTTTTAACTCTCTGTACTATAAGATGCCCGCAAATGGATTTTGAACAAGAGTATTTTTATCAGATTAATGGATATCGTATATGGAacacttgatttttgattttttgttGTTACCGATTGCTATGTTTCGTGTGTACTTGGTTGATGATTTGGGGGAGCAGCAGTTTGTAGGAAAAATTCCAAAAGAAGATTTAGATTTAGGTGTTTATTATTATAAAAAGAAGATTTTTAAGTACAATTCAATTTTGTCTTGCATAACATCATTTATCTTCAGCCCAAAACACAAAGTTGTGCTGCAGAATGAAGTGTTCTTCTGCATAACACAATGTCCCGTATAACAAGTACATTCAATTTTATAAGTGAAATTTGTGTAATTAAGTAATAACGTGGGTTGTTCTGCAGTTAAAACCTTATATTTTGCTTAGACTTGAATATATGCTTTTGATGGTACATTTGAAGTAGAACATGATACAAAATATAATGTTTTACAGTAGTAACTATTTTGTACAAAGTGTTATCTGTAACATTATATACtgaatttaagaaaaattaaTAGTTTGTCGTTATCTTTGCTATTTTTCGTGTGTTTAGATGATGATGATTTTCTCTCGAGATAATGATGCAAACATGCAAGCTGTATACTCTAACTTTAGTATTATCTATAGGATGATCAACGTAATCTTTTCTTTTCAGATATCAAAAGATGAAACAAGAGGCCTCCCAAGTAATTTAATATTCTTCTCACCACAAGAGTTCAAAGAATGAGATGGAAGATGTAAAAATATTGTGATTGAGCCAGTTGTAATCTTCAAAGTCTCCAGCTGTGGCAAATGCCATATAGCACAAGTCCTCCATTTTGAATGCCTGTTGCTACATTGATTTAACTTGGTCTAAATACTCCTCTAAATCCTACATAAACAGTCCACTTTACCAGAAGAGTATAATCCAATGTTCTAAGCCCCATTGGCCACATCCATATCTACCACCCCGTCAATTCCCTTAAAAACAATTCGTAACTTCCTTAAACATGATTGTTTCGTGCCACTCTTCCCCGCAGCTCCAGTGACATGGACAACGTCTTTCCCACATTTATCCATCAGCTCATATAGCGGTTTGTCCAAGTTTGAGCGAGTCATCTCTTCTAGTACTGCAGGGGCCTGCATGTATAAATTTTTGCCCCTGTATGTTACACTAACTCTAGACAAAAGCAGCTTCGGGTGATCTTCTAGTTGATCAATAAACTGTTACAGACAACATAAAGTAAGAAAACTACAGAGCCAAACAAATTGAATATCAGAAGAGGAGACAAATGAACCTTGTAAGCTAGCACCCAAAGGAGAAAGCATAAAAAATAGAACTTACTCTCCAAGGGTCATATTACTAGGGTAGGATTATATTCTTTGGGAGGTACACTCAGAAAGAGAATTTTAAGATAACAGACATACATTTGGGAAACAATATCATGTAAAATAATATGGAAATTCCAAATTTAAATGTAACTTCTACTAAACAAACATGCCAGTTATATTGAAGAACTTCTTGCTTAACTATAAAACAACACACGAGAACTTCTTGTTCACAATTAGAGCCGTATGGCCCGTATCACAATTTTTCAAGGACAAGCAAATAATAATGTGCAGGGTTCGAAATTTGTCACGGGATAAGAAATTCAGATAGGAAATGCATCTCAAATATACTTCCAATTTCCAGCTTACAAAGAAGATCATTTCTTAGAATCACAGTAAAGGGCAATTGCTAGCCAATAACCTCTTCAAATATTTTAGAGATGGCATATGTAGCGCACAAATATCAAATTAGCTGATTTATCTTTAAATTTTGTATGATACTATCTGCCGAATCAGATTCCATTTTTTTCATGAAGCAAGGTGCATATTaaactgaagtagaaaagcaGAACACTGGGGGCTCTGGTGAAAAAACTGATTCTTTCTATTTAGTTAATGTTGGGGAGAAATCGTAAACGGCTAAAAAAAAGTCAAGAATACAAACTATATACCTTTTTTAATGTAACTGAAGTGTCCAGCTGAATAAGAATTCCAGGACCACAAACAAGACAATCCTTGTCCCTCACAAACTCAGTAACCTTAGTGTGCAGACCTTCAACACCATTATACCTGAAAATATATCAAGTGACGATTGATGGTGACACAAAGGTTTCTGTTTTTCTTTTCTCGGAGAAGGAACCTTGGAACTGAATTTTGACAAACTATTAATTTTGTATCAAAGGTAAGATGCTTTTAGTAAGAAGACTCCAAGGAGAGTGACTTGGTCAGACCAATAGACCAAGAGAGTACAAATACAGTCCCTCACCAAAATTTCACAAATTTTTCCTTAAACAAGGAAAACTATAATGCAGAGATTTAGAACGTATAAATCCTTAAACAAGGGACAAAGAGATATGTACACCTATTTATAACATTTAAGCTTCGAAACCTACTTGTGTGTTGTAATCTCAGTACACAGTAGACTACTCTTTAATCATTAAATTCTCTTGCCCGGGTATACAGAGGATGATTGGATGCTCCTTATTCATTTCCTCCCTCTCATAAAAAAGCGCACACATTATAACTGGTAATTCTAATTCAAAACATAATTGCCTGTGTAGTGCAAGTTAGGGGAATGATTGACTTGTAAATCATTTGCCTTGCAAGTTGCAACTACTTGAGGATGCTATTGACGTATAAAAGTAAGGACATTCAAACCTATACATGTACTAATTGCATAGAAAAAACAACTACATGTAGCCAACTGTAACATCCCACATTGTGGGGTGTTTACACCAACACATTATATTAGCACCATGATTAAGATTAATAAGCCGGAGAAAAACTATTGAGGTAGGGCATTATGATCTTGTTTTCACCAAGGAAAAAGAAAAACTATTGAGGTAGGGCATTATGATCTTGTTTTCACCAAGGAAAAAGCGTTTTTCAAAAATTGCAATCAAGACAAAAAGATATTTTTTGGGAAAGTGAAAGGAAGGTTGACGATTTCAGGAAACACTAACTAAACCTATGGTTATGCAATTAATAGAAAGTTGACATACGTTAAGTAATTCGATAATGTTTTACTGCATCCGGATGCAATCTTCAAGGTTTCCAAAGCACATGCAGCTGATATAATAGCATTGGTGGAAGCTATAGCTGGTATAATGTTCTTGACCACACCCTGTAACATGGAGACAAATAATGCTGAACTTTGCTGTGAAACTTTCTCATAATCTGGTAGACCACACAATCCTGTACGGAGTGAAGAATTTCCAAGAATACCATACCTGAGTTAGAGTATAGGTAACCCCTGGAATGCCAAAAAGCTCAGCTCTCTTCACAGCCTGATTATTAAAAATACATCGGTAAAACAGAGAAGATATATAACAAAAAATGAGGATAGACACTATATATTCACTTATAAACCTCGGAATAGATCCATTGCATATGTTCCGGGTCATCTGGATCAAAAGATTTACTACCATGGACCTGCGATCATGAAAAATGTAGTATCATGGAGATGGAAGGTCAGTTTTTCCATTAAAATGAAGGGTGAAAGGGAAGTACGGTAGACAAATTGAAAATTATTAATTTACCTCATCCCACTTGATCAGATGGGCATACTCAATACAATGAGCTGCAGTTCGGGGAGTTTCCGCAAGGGTGCATAAAGGAAACTTGACTTGGGGAGGGAAAAGCCAAATGGTACATTCGAAGCACGGTGTGACTCCTGGCATAATAACCCGTGCATGTCCCTTAAACCCTTCAGTTCCACCATCTACCATAGGTTTCATTGTTTCTTCCTTTGGATTATCATCAGCATCATACTCTAAATTTACAAAACCAAATGGATAAAAACAAAATCATAAAGGTGTTGAGAAAAAGGCAATTCACATTACTTATTAATGCTTTGAGGGGATAATGTAAAGGGGGCATCTTAATTGTATTTTACTTTGTGTGTACAATTAATTCTATTTCAGTATGAACTTTGAGCATTTTCAATTATTTTGATCCTTGAAGTCCTCTTATGCCTTATCATGTGAAATATAATACGCTTATCACCCTGTTGTATATCCAGTGGAAGTAACAAAAAATATGAATAACACATACTATTTCTTTTAAAAGGCTATCCTTAAGCAGAGGAAAGAGAGCAAAATAAGTCTGAATATCAAAAGGATTATCCCTATTCCGTTCAACATAGGTTCAGTTTGTTCATGAGAAAGCTAAACTAGAATCAAATTTCAATCTTATTTACCACGAATGCACCTAAGATCTAGTTATACTGTggtcagatatatatatatatatatatatatatatatatatgtaagtatgaACTTAAGTGATAAAAAATTAATAacaataaatattaaaataaaattatagaaaactTCAATTGGACACATGTTACGCAATTAATTTAATGACGCGAAGATCTCAATAGCAAACCTGCAGAAAGTAGACGCACCTAGAAAACTACAGGCAACAGAATTTATGTAGCTTCGTGCCTCAACAGAATCAAGACCAAGAGCGATAATACTGAAATCATTGTAAAATTCTAGCTCTTTATCCTCAATTCGGCAAAAATGTGGCACAATATTCACACCACTAACTCTTTCCATGACTCGTTTTGCAGCCACCTCGGCCTTTGGCTTTCCAACATCCCCAAACCTGCAAATGCATAAATTACATGATCATATAATAATTCAGTGAACTTGAAATTAGGATAATCATTATTCAACAAAGATTGATCATTTTAAAGTATCTTGAAAAAGTAATATATAACAATTTAAGTTATATCCTAAAACAACAACAAATATCACAGAGGGCTACTGATTCAAGTATCATCCCTCCTAAAGACCTCAAAGAAAACGCTAAAAATGGACAGAAATAAGTAACACTCTCATAAGTACGTACATTGTGATTGCTTCTAAGATGCTAGAAAACGTAAGAAGATTCTAATTATTTTCTTTACATTCACTAAAAAATAAACCACTTCATCCAAACCTATCAATGGTACTCAATTCTAATGCGATCCCAGATATTACAAACCCTAGTACACATGATAGTACAATATCTTCCACTAACAAGTGTCTATTTCAAAATGTGTTGAATAATCAATCTTTCTCACAATTAATACAGCATACTAGCTTGTCACTACCTGAATAGAAACTGGCGGTTCAAATTAGACACATCAATCCGGTCCATATCGATAACTTCCAGGTTCTTGAACCCCGAAAACGCTAAATCCTTGAGCAACTCACAGCCCAATCCACCCGCACCAACCACCAAAACTTTAGCATACTCTTGAAGATCGTTTCTCAGCTGCAAAATCAAACATTATAAGTAAAAAAATCACAAAGAGTGAGAATGCACATAAGGTGTTTGTGAATAGTCCTGAAAGAAAAAATCTTACATCAGCGCCAGGTTCGAAAGTGGGGCCGACGAGATTTCCGGGACGAAGAAGGAGCTTGTCGAGATCACGTGATCTGGTGTTGTCAAGCTGCTCCGCCATTAGCTCTGGGCCAATTGCAAATGGAGTGTGGGTAGCTTATGTTTTAAGCTTTTGAGTAGCCCATGCCTCTCTATTTTACTGGGTATATATATTATTAACAAGACAAGGTGTTTCCCTTTTAACTACGTctgtaaattttatatttttactgATCAAGGGCCAAGGGATGTTTGGGCACCAGGCAAAATTTTATTCAAAACAGATTGTGGCTCTGTTAAGCTAAGAATAGATTATCTGATTAAATTCGTTTATTAAATCTCTATTTATTAAGTTttcttattttaaatatttttaaagtTAGGTTATTATAGTTCATAATAACTTTTAGCTATTTGCTATAAAATTTACTTTCTTTAACAAGAAAGTTGAAAAAGAAATGTTAAGAtgaagaaaattataaaaaatttagagtacatattttaaataattacTAAAATTCTCTCCTTCATGTGAGAGCCTTTGTTtttctctcctttcttcttcgTAAGAGTGTGGGAGTTTTGATCATGGCGAGAGTAGACGATCTTAATGACAGAATGGCGGGGATGGGTATTGAGGATGAGGAGAATACTGAACTCATCTTTGATGAGGAGGCGGAGGATGTTTCGAATAAGTTTGAGACATGTCTGGTAGGTCGTTTCTTAACAGAGAAGGGTTTGAATGTTAAGGCTATGAAGTCCAAACTTGCAGACATCTGGCGCCCTCCACGAGGAATAACCATTAAAGATTTGAAACCAGGTGTATACTTATTCCAGTTTTATCATGTTGATGATTTGGAGTGGGTCTTAAATGGTGGACCATGGTCCTTCGACGGGGCAATGCTTGTCCTTAGTAGGGTTGGAGCCAACGAGGATCCTCTGGAGGTTCAGCTATTTAACCTTCAATTTTGGATTCAGTTTTTTGGTGTGCCTGCAGGATTAATGACGGAGTTAGCCGGAAAACAGCTTGGTAATTTCTTTGGGTCATTCATTGCTTATGATCCGAATAACAACACAAGCATTTGGCGAGAATGTATGCGGATTAAGATTAGTATTGATGTGCGCCAACCTttaaaaaggaagaaaaagatctGCAGGAAGAATGGCACGGAATGTATTGTTCAATGTAAGTATGAACGTCTTGGAGATTTCTGTTTTGTGTGCGGATTGGTGACTCATACTGAACGATTCTGTTCAAAGAAAATCAACATGGCAGCAAGTGCTGACACAAGAGAATGGGGGGCATGGCTTCGTGCTCCGGCGAGGAGGGCAGGTGGCCAAGATCGGAGTAAATTTTTACGGGATGAAAGAGATGTTGATTGGGGCGCAAATCAAGGAAGTTCTAACGTCCAGCAGCGTTTTTCGGGGGATTTGGATAAGCAAGTTGTTCAAACTGATATGTATCGGGGTAATTCTAGTAATGCCTTATCTACAAATGATAGAATTATGGGAGCTTATTCCGGAATAAATAATGAGGCTGTTTTGGTGGCaaatttcaaaattcataatGGGCCTCCAAATGATGAGTTAAATGGGCTTAATATGGAGGAAAGTAATAAAAGAAGAAGAGGCCCAGACATGCATATGTTAATGGAAGTAGAAGGTAACAGTAGAGAAGTTCACCCTGGAACTGGTCTTTCTAGCTCTGATTGTCCAGTTTCTTCCCCAACTGATTTGGCTAAGCTTGCAGTGCAAGCTAGCCATCCGCAATGAATATCCTAAGTTGGAACTGTCAAGGGTTGGGTTCCCTTCGCACAGTTCGAGCCCTTGGTGACCTTATAAAGTCACATAAACCTGATTTTATTTTCTTGTCAGAAACAATTTCTTTTTCTAATAAGATTGAAGAGTTGCGTGTTTCTTTTGGTTATGCTCAGTGTTTTTCAGTAGATAGAGTTGGTCGTAGTGGTGGTTTGGCGATTTTTTGGAAGAATAATGTGAATTGCGAGATCACAGGATATTCTCGTAATCATATTAATGTCAATTTTCTCCATAATGGTGTTGCTGTTTGGTCTTTGTCTTGTTTCTATGGATTTCCTGAGAGCACTCGCAGGAAAGACTCATGGGATCTTATTCGTCAGTTAGCTGGTATGACTCATCTTCCGTGGACTATTATCGGAGATTTTAATGACTTGTTGGTTAGTGCTGATAAGTGGGGGGGAAATCCTCATTCTCGTTCTCTCATGACTGGTTTCCAATCTGCTATTGATGATTCTCTGCTGGTTGATATTGAGTTGCAAGGTGGTAAGTATACTTGGGAGAAATCTCGTGGTACTAATGGTTGGGTTAAAGAGCGTCTAGACAGAGCTTTTGCAACTCGTTCCTGGTTGCACATGTTCCCTCTTTGTAAGCTTTCTCTTATTCTTACACCTGTTTCGGATCATGAACCAATTTTCTTGGACTTATTCAGCGTGTCGTTCACTCGAAAACAATTCCGGTTCCGCTTTGAGAATACATGGCTTCAGGAACCTGGTTTTCATAAGGAAACTACTGATTTTTGGCTTTCTCTGCCTCCCTCCAACATCCTCCCTAAGCTTCTTTCGGTGTCAAGTTTTATGGCCCGATGGGGAAGGAACTTCTTTTATAAGTTTCGAGACAAAGTGAGGAGATGTAAGGAGCTGTTAACAGAGCTTGTTAGTCGTATTGACAGTGATGGAGTTAGGTTATATTTGAATgagaaggaaaggttgaatgaGTTGTTGCTTCACGAAGAGATTTATTGGAAACAAAGGGCCAAAATCTTTTGGCTGACTGAAGGTGACGCCAACACAGAGTTTTTTCACGCATCAGCCTCCACTCGTAAGAAGACAAACCAAATTCCGTTTCTGGTCAATGACATGGGGGTGCAAGTCAATGACATGGAGGGTATGTGTGATGTGGTTAATACGTACTTCACTGATATTTTCAGAAGTGAGCAACAAGACTTGACAGATTCTGGTATTGAGGAGAACAGATGTGTAACAGAAGCTCAGAATTGTGTTTTGGTGGCAGAGCTCACGTTTCCAGAATTTACTACTGCTGTCAAACAAATGCATCCGGACAAAGCTAGTGGTCCGGATGGTCTGAATCCAGCTTTTTTTCAACAATTCTGGCCTACTCTTGGGAAGGAGGTCTTCAACTGTTGTAGAGACTGGTTGCAATCGAACACATTTCCAGCAAATCTGAACGACACAAACGTTGTACTCATCCCCAAAAAAGATAATGCTGTTAGTATGAAGGACCTTCGTCCTATAGCGTTGTGCAATGTGCTTTATAAAATTTTGTCGAAGGTGTTAGCCAATCGACTCAAACGTATTCTGCCTCATGTAATCTCCGAGAACCAAGCTGCATTTGTTCCTGGTAGGAGTATTAATGACAACGTTCTAATAGCTTTTGAGCTTATTCACCATATGAAAAAGTCATCGGGAGGTCGTGTAGGGGATGTAGCTCTTAAACTAGACATATCTAAAGCATACGACAGGGTGGAATGGGGGTATCTGAAACGTCGAATGATAGCGATGGGGTTTTGTTCTCAATGGGTCAAGTGGATGATGTTGTGTGTGACAACGGTGTCGTATGACTTCTGCTTCAATGGTGCTGTTATTGGACCGATCATTCCGTCACGGGGAATTAGGCAGGGAGACCCTATTTCCCCCTACCTATTTCTTTTTTGTGTCGAGGGTCTATCCCTTTCTTTGTCTAAAGCTGCTTCTGAGGAGGTGATTCATGGCGTTAAAGTAAGTAGGTCGGCACCAGCTATCTCTCATCTTTTGTTTGCAGATGACTCATTTCTGTTTTTTCGTGCAAATACTCTCGAAACAGAGGCAGTTAAGTCTATTTTAGATGAGTATGCAATAAGTTCAGGCCAGCATATTAATTATCAGAAATCGGGCATATTTTTCAGTGCTGATGTTAAGCAGGAGCAGAAGGTCATAATCTCGTCTATTTTGGGGGTGTCTAATGATTTACAGAATAGCAAGTACTTGGGCTTGCCTTCTCTAGTGGGTAGGTCGAAGAAGCGGGTCTTCGGATTTGTTAAAGAGAGATTGTGGAAGCGATTGCAGGGGTGGAAAGCTAAGACAATATCTCGTGCAGGCAAAACAGTTTTGATTAATAATGTGGCTACTGCTATTCCTTCGTACTGTATGTCTTCCTTTTTACTCCCACGAGCTATGTGTAAGGAAATGGAGGTACTGATGAATAAATTTTGGTGGCAATCAGGGTCCACTGATAGGAGAGGAATCAACTGGATTGGATGGGATGGGCTAAGCATGTCGAAATGTCAGGGAGGGTTAGCTTTTCGTAACCTCTACGGTTATAATATTGCCCTCATGGCCAAACATGTGTGGAATTTTATCAAGAACCCTCATTCTCTAGTGGCTCGACTTTATAAAGCAAAATATTTCCCAGATGCTCACATCTTACAAGCTAAAGCTCCTCAAG
This genomic interval from Apium graveolens cultivar Ventura chromosome 8, ASM990537v1, whole genome shotgun sequence contains the following:
- the LOC141677660 gene encoding NEDD8-activating enzyme E1 catalytic subunit, which translates into the protein MAEQLDNTRSRDLDKLLLRPGNLVGPTFEPGADLRNDLQEYAKVLVVGAGGLGCELLKDLAFSGFKNLEVIDMDRIDVSNLNRQFLFRFGDVGKPKAEVAAKRVMERVSGVNIVPHFCRIEDKELEFYNDFSIIALGLDSVEARSYINSVACSFLEYDADDNPKEETMKPMVDGGTEGFKGHARVIMPGVTPCFECTIWLFPPQVKFPLCTLAETPRTAAHCIEYAHLIKWDEVHGSKSFDPDDPEHMQWIYSEAVKRAELFGIPGVTYTLTQGVVKNIIPAIASTNAIISAACALETLKIASGCSKTLSNYLTYNGVEGLHTKVTEFVRDKDCLVCGPGILIQLDTSVTLKKFIDQLEDHPKLLLSRVSVTYRGKNLYMQAPAVLEEMTRSNLDKPLYELMDKCGKDVVHVTGAAGKSGTKQSCLRKLRIVFKGIDGVVDMDVANGA